From the Methanobacterium spitsbergense genome, one window contains:
- a CDS encoding DUF128 domain-containing protein, which translates to MPQETDRKMMEILRILADREEVLGAKTIAEELKKKGYDLGERAVRYHMRILDEKGFTERIGYAGRQITNKGLKELEKGLIYDQVDFIFSKFEDMIYQTTLNPSDGTGKVIVNTSSFKYEKNVMEILKSVFKKGIAVSPYVKFLDTIPKEGGEVKLETVCGTTIDGMLLGKGIPVIPKYGGIVNVEDYIPTRFTELISYKKTSMTPLEAFTDKNMTSVLEVIDNGNGSIPANFRLIPKSARENAVKIFENLQKLGIIGLLKMGNEGESVLGIPVDDNMVGIAVIGGIAPLCAAKEAGFDVNIKLAENTIEFGEMQSLVKPKPILKNTGPEIHGKVKFLLSKAWNLIYQVDFDLETHSGNVISNLSYIKTDELDDALDIFEEVMNTGPQYCTSKYFKIIPGKEAGQTGIATVCSLTLDGILVKNGVSTTPQYGGILESDGKEPRFIELTAYSGSSLDPHEIYIAKGMTSVSDAIKGAGRVLASLREIPYIARPSAVDVLEEVQDAGFSVLKIGKPSELVYNAKVERYHVGIVAPGGLNPIAALKEHGMDVEPKAVETLMKVSDMEEF; encoded by the coding sequence ATGCCACAAGAAACCGATCGTAAAATGATGGAGATTCTGCGTATTCTTGCTGATCGAGAAGAAGTTCTCGGAGCAAAGACAATTGCAGAAGAACTGAAAAAAAAGGGTTATGACCTCGGAGAGAGGGCAGTAAGATATCACATGCGTATCCTCGATGAAAAAGGATTTACAGAACGTATAGGGTATGCTGGAAGACAAATAACTAATAAGGGCCTTAAAGAACTTGAAAAAGGCCTAATTTATGATCAGGTAGATTTTATTTTCTCGAAGTTTGAAGACATGATATACCAAACTACATTAAATCCTTCAGATGGAACTGGAAAAGTTATTGTGAACACTTCATCATTTAAATACGAAAAAAATGTGATGGAAATTCTGAAATCTGTATTTAAAAAGGGGATTGCTGTAAGTCCTTATGTAAAGTTTCTAGACACTATCCCAAAGGAAGGTGGCGAAGTAAAACTTGAAACTGTATGTGGAACCACCATTGACGGCATGCTTCTGGGTAAGGGAATTCCAGTTATTCCTAAATATGGAGGCATTGTTAATGTTGAGGATTATATTCCTACTAGGTTTACCGAACTTATTTCTTACAAGAAGACTTCTATGACTCCACTTGAAGCATTTACTGACAAAAATATGACTTCAGTTCTAGAGGTTATTGATAATGGAAATGGTAGTATACCTGCCAACTTCAGGCTTATACCAAAAAGTGCAAGGGAAAATGCGGTTAAGATTTTTGAAAATCTTCAAAAGTTAGGAATAATAGGATTACTCAAAATGGGTAATGAAGGAGAATCTGTACTTGGAATACCTGTTGACGATAATATGGTTGGAATAGCTGTTATTGGCGGAATAGCGCCACTTTGTGCAGCAAAAGAAGCAGGATTTGATGTTAATATTAAACTGGCTGAAAATACTATAGAATTCGGAGAAATGCAAAGTTTAGTTAAACCTAAACCCATTCTAAAAAATACAGGTCCTGAAATTCATGGAAAGGTGAAATTTCTACTTTCCAAAGCTTGGAATCTAATATATCAGGTGGATTTTGACCTTGAAACACACTCTGGAAATGTTATAAGCAATTTATCATACATTAAGACAGACGAACTTGATGATGCTCTAGACATTTTTGAAGAGGTTATGAATACAGGTCCTCAATATTGTACCAGTAAATATTTCAAGATAATACCTGGAAAAGAAGCAGGTCAAACTGGAATTGCAACTGTGTGTAGTCTTACACTTGATGGTATTTTGGTAAAAAATGGAGTATCAACCACACCTCAGTATGGAGGAATTCTCGAATCAGATGGTAAAGAACCTAGGTTCATTGAACTTACAGCATACAGTGGTTCTTCATTAGATCCTCATGAAATTTATATTGCAAAGGGAATGACTTCTGTTTCAGACGCTATAAAAGGTGCAGGAAGAGTTTTAGCAAGTTTAAGGGAGATCCCCTATATAGCACGGCCATCTGCTGTTGATGTACTTGAAGAAGTTCAAGATGCAGGTTTTTCAGTTTTAAAGATTGGAAAACCAAGCGAATTAGTTTATAATGCAAAAGTTGAAAGATATCATGTTGGGATAGTTGCACCTGGAGGTTTAAATCCTATTGCTGCATTAAAAGAACATGGCATGGATGTGGAACCTAAGGCCGTTGAAACTTTGATGAAAGTGTCCGATATGGAAGAATTTTAA
- the glnA gene encoding type I glutamate--ammonia ligase: protein MQDKIGKVIQDIERCGTKFVRLQFVDIHGTPKNMAVPLAKPGDIEDILKDGLLFDGSSIEGFVDINSSDLIIKPDPDTFSTLPWRPEEKGVCRFICDIYWPDGTPFEGDPRNVLKKALAKVESKGYEYNVGPEPEFFIIGEDEDGNIIPHDDGVYFDVEPVDQGTDVRRELVLGLESLHFDVEVSHHEVGPGQHEIDFKFDDAMKTADAVITFKQAIKAIVDNLGYMVTFMPKPFFGVNGSGMHVHQSLFKNGKNIFYDPDGQDELSQEARYFIGGLLNHSKALSAIVAPTVNSYKRLVPGYEAPCYIAYGLKNRSTLVRIPASRGNGTRVEFRCPDPSCNPYLAFAAMLEAGMDGINNKMDPGAATEIDVFKLDAAGLESNGIETLPSSLWEAYHALENDDVVKSSLGDHVYNQFMDIKRKEWDDYRIQVFPYELNRYLMI, encoded by the coding sequence ATGCAAGATAAAATAGGAAAGGTTATTCAAGACATCGAAAGATGCGGCACAAAATTTGTTAGGTTACAATTTGTGGATATACATGGAACCCCAAAAAACATGGCAGTCCCATTGGCTAAACCCGGAGACATTGAAGATATACTTAAAGACGGATTATTGTTTGATGGTTCATCCATAGAAGGATTCGTTGACATTAACTCCAGCGATTTGATAATAAAACCCGACCCAGATACATTCTCAACTCTACCATGGAGACCTGAAGAAAAGGGTGTTTGCAGATTTATATGTGATATCTATTGGCCAGACGGAACCCCATTTGAAGGTGATCCAAGGAATGTGCTTAAAAAAGCACTAGCAAAAGTAGAGTCCAAAGGATATGAATACAATGTTGGTCCAGAACCTGAATTTTTCATCATTGGAGAAGATGAAGATGGAAATATCATCCCTCATGACGATGGTGTTTACTTCGATGTTGAACCAGTTGACCAGGGAACAGACGTTAGAAGGGAACTAGTTTTAGGATTAGAATCCCTTCACTTTGATGTTGAAGTAAGTCACCACGAAGTAGGCCCAGGTCAGCATGAGATAGATTTCAAATTCGACGATGCAATGAAAACAGCAGACGCTGTAATAACATTCAAACAGGCTATAAAAGCCATCGTTGATAATCTAGGATACATGGTTACTTTCATGCCAAAACCATTCTTCGGAGTAAATGGTAGCGGTATGCATGTCCACCAAAGTCTATTCAAAAATGGTAAAAACATCTTCTACGATCCTGATGGTCAGGATGAACTCTCTCAAGAAGCAAGATACTTTATTGGAGGATTACTCAACCATTCAAAGGCACTCTCAGCAATAGTTGCACCAACTGTAAACTCATACAAAAGATTAGTACCAGGCTACGAAGCACCTTGTTACATAGCCTACGGACTTAAAAATAGGTCAACACTCGTAAGGATCCCAGCATCCCGTGGTAACGGTACAAGGGTAGAATTCAGATGCCCAGATCCTTCATGTAATCCATACCTTGCATTTGCAGCAATGTTAGAAGCCGGAATGGATGGTATCAATAATAAAATGGATCCTGGAGCTGCTACCGAGATAGATGTGTTCAAACTTGACGCTGCAGGACTTGAGAGTAATGGTATTGAAACTTTACCTTCAAGCCTATGGGAAGCATATCATGCATTAGAAAATGATGATGTTGTAAAATCCTCTCTTGGAGACCATGTTTACAACCAGTTCATGGATATCAAGAGGAAAGAATGGGATGATTACAGAATACAAGTATTCCCATACGAACTCAACAGATACTTGATGATCTAA
- a CDS encoding HesA/MoeB/ThiF family protein, which produces MSGNYDERIYWEMIDRQKEILNKKEQLKLKNSTITVIGCGGIGGAAIEMLARMGVSNIRIVDKDKFDVSNINRQLMSSMDSVGREKTAVTKEIICSINSFVNVETFDTELNKDNVCEIIAGSKVIVDALDNLESRIITSRCALDLDIPFVHGAIHGTMGQITTFTTETPSYEETFKLTSYQKELNSEVLNELKKLTRAVPPVIGPIPNIVGCIQSFEVIKILTNRGNVIKAPDVLIFDLMKKNPFSVVEF; this is translated from the coding sequence ATGTCAGGAAATTACGATGAAAGAATATATTGGGAAATGATCGATCGCCAAAAGGAAATTCTGAATAAAAAAGAACAGTTAAAGCTTAAAAATTCTACAATAACAGTTATTGGATGTGGAGGTATCGGTGGAGCTGCGATTGAGATGTTAGCCCGAATGGGTGTATCTAATATTAGAATAGTTGATAAAGACAAATTCGATGTTTCTAACATTAACAGACAGCTTATGAGCAGCATGGATAGTGTTGGTAGGGAAAAAACAGCAGTTACTAAGGAAATAATTTGTTCAATAAACTCATTTGTTAATGTCGAAACCTTTGACACTGAATTGAATAAGGATAATGTTTGCGAGATCATTGCAGGTAGCAAAGTCATTGTTGATGCGCTCGATAACCTTGAATCTAGGATTATAACATCCAGATGCGCATTAGACTTGGATATACCATTTGTTCATGGCGCTATTCATGGTACTATGGGACAAATTACTACTTTTACCACGGAAACACCTTCTTATGAAGAAACTTTCAAATTAACGTCGTATCAAAAAGAACTAAACTCAGAAGTATTAAACGAATTAAAAAAACTCACAAGAGCTGTTCCTCCTGTAATTGGGCCAATACCTAATATTGTTGGTTGCATTCAGTCATTTGAGGTTATTAAAATTTTGACTAACAGAGGAAATGTAATTAAAGCACCTGATGTTTTGATTTTCGATCTAATGAAAAAAAACCCATTTTCAGTTGTAGAATTCTAA
- a CDS encoding HPP family protein, translated as MIKKLLAKDIMIEDIFVTSRNDLVAAAKLKMMRCNVGGLPVVDEGKLVGMITHRDVLLAGGEALVIKVEDLMSKDLMVAEKDTPIIDVTKIMADKGYQRIPVVDDGNLIGLITQSSLIRALAGID; from the coding sequence ATGATAAAAAAGTTATTGGCAAAGGATATCATGATTGAAGATATCTTTGTTACCTCGCGAAATGACTTGGTTGCAGCTGCAAAGCTTAAAATGATGCGGTGTAACGTTGGAGGATTACCCGTTGTGGATGAAGGAAAGCTTGTTGGTATGATAACACATAGAGATGTTCTTCTAGCAGGAGGCGAAGCATTAGTGATTAAAGTAGAGGACTTGATGAGTAAGGATTTAATGGTTGCAGAGAAAGATACACCTATAATTGATGTAACTAAAATAATGGCTGACAAAGGTTATCAGAGAATTCCTGTGGTAGATGATGGAAATTTAATAGGCCTTATTACCCAGAGTAGTTTAATACGCGCACTAGCAGGTATTGACTGA